The DNA sequence GAAGCCCAAGCTCGCATCAGAGACCCCGTTTACGGTTGTGTCTCCCATATATTCGCCCTGCAACAACAGGTACAATTATACATTACTGATTGCATTATTTCTCTCTACGTTTTCATGTTTTAGAAATGTTacatgatttttgttttcagcattgtttttggttcaatttagggAATTAGTTTTTGTGTTGGTCTGTGCGTAGGTAGCAAGCTTGCAGGCACAGCTAGTGCAAATGAAGGCACAGCTGGATCAGAACCAGATGGTGTACAGGAGCATGGAGAATCATTGGTCAGAGAATGTTGGACAAACATTCAATCCGTTTTGTCTCACTTCCATGAATAATCCTATTTCTCCTCAGAGCTCACTTGATTCAATTGATTACACCAGCAATATAAATGATGGAATAAGCATGCAAGATGTGCACAACGGAGATGATTTCTCATTCCAAGCTTGTTCTTGGAAAAGATCATACAGCAATGACTTGGGTGAGCTGCAAGAATTGGCACTCAGAATGATGAGGAAGTGTGATTAGAATAGCTATAAAGAAAATCCTTAGTTGTTTGTCTTTGTTTTCTTTGGGGTGATGGATTTTTACCTAGTGTTGTATATACTGACGAGAGAAAACGTGTTTGTCATAAATGATAAGCCTGAACCCGCTACCATTACAGGCTTTTCTACTTGTGGACTCATTGCACAAGAAATCCAATTTTTGAAGACTAGCAAAGTCTTTCTTTCTCTTGCTCTCTCACTCGCTATATACTGCGTTATAGTTTCTCAGATTAGTGTAGTAGTTAGCTTCcaatgtttaaataaaatgtaCTTTTATTGAAAATGTGTACAATAATAGACACACCCTTGAACTACACTTAGAAAGCTTACTATAATTCATTGGTTTCCCTTTAGAATTATGTCCCTTTCTTCTTCTCCACCATTGTCCTGTGCAGAAGTCTAACTAAGCACTCTcgacaaaatattataaaagattaaataagacaaaatattattactgttattataTCTAGAATTCTCTCTTGTCTacacattaaaatattaagcAATTTTATTTGACCATAATAATTAG is a window from the Vigna unguiculata cultivar IT97K-499-35 chromosome 7, ASM411807v1, whole genome shotgun sequence genome containing:
- the LOC114192405 gene encoding LOB domain-containing protein 16-like, whose product is MASATTANDAASASSSSLGSPCGACKFLRRKCAADCIFAPYFCSEQGAARFAAIHKVFGASNVSKLLLRIPDNDRFEAMVTIAYEAQARIRDPVYGCVSHIFALQQQVASLQAQLVQMKAQLDQNQMVYRSMENHWSENVGQTFNPFCLTSMNNPISPQSSLDSIDYTSNINDGISMQDVHNGDDFSFQACSWKRSYSNDLGELQELALRMMRKCD